In a genomic window of Deltaproteobacteria bacterium:
- the gmk gene encoding guanylate kinase: MSREKSGLFFVISAPSGTGKTTLVRKILNEIPNTVPSISVTTRPPRPGEKEGVDYYFVSQEKFKEMKDRREFFESEEVHGYLYGTPRAALEKAQQNGKIIVLDIDVRGALTFKKNYPESCLVFLSPPSQAVLERRLRSRRTEPEASLKRRLEAAAVEMREKEKFDCVIINDDLENAFRETQKVLEKALRKL; the protein is encoded by the coding sequence TTGAGTAGGGAAAAATCAGGACTCTTTTTTGTTATTTCGGCCCCTTCCGGCACCGGCAAGACGACCCTCGTCCGTAAAATTCTGAATGAGATTCCGAATACCGTTCCTTCCATCTCGGTGACAACCCGTCCGCCCCGACCCGGAGAGAAGGAGGGGGTTGATTATTATTTTGTGAGCCAAGAAAAATTCAAGGAGATGAAGGACCGACGCGAATTTTTCGAGTCAGAGGAGGTCCATGGTTATCTGTATGGAACGCCCCGAGCCGCTTTGGAAAAGGCCCAACAGAACGGGAAGATTATTGTCCTGGATATCGATGTACGCGGGGCACTGACCTTTAAAAAGAACTACCCGGAGAGTTGTCTCGTTTTTTTGAGTCCGCCGTCACAGGCCGTTCTGGAACGGCGGCTTCGGAGTCGTCGGACCGAACCGGAGGCGTCGCTCAAGAGGCGGCTTGAGGCGGCTGCCGTTGAAATGAGAGAGAAAGAAAAGTTTGATTGTGTTATCATCAACGATGATCTGGAGAACGCCTTTCGGGAGACTCAAAAGGTGCTTGAAAAGGCGCTCCGCAAACTATGA